The Rhodobacter sp. CZR27 genome includes a window with the following:
- the nuoL gene encoding NADH-quinone oxidoreductase subunit L — translation MTTIILLAPLIGSLICGFGWRLIGERAAQIITTSAIFLAALLSWIVFLTHDGEMYQVVLMRWIESGSLSTEWAIRVDRLTAIMLVVVNTVSALVHLYSFGYMAHDDNWNHHEHYKARFFAYLSFFTFAMLMLVTSDNLVQMFFGWEGVGVASYLLIGFYYRKPSANAAAIKAFVVNRVGDFGFALGIMALFFLVDSIRLDDVFAAAPQLAQTNVTFLWTEWNAANLIGVLLFIGAMGKSAQLGLHTWLPDAMEGPTPVSALIHAATMVTAGVFLVCRMSPLYEFAPDAKTMIVVVGATTAFFAATVGLVQNDIKRVIAYSTCSQLGYMFVAAGVGVYSAAMFHLFTHAFFKAMLFLGAGSVIHAMHHEQDMRNYGGLRSKIPLTFWAMMIGTFAITGVGIPLTHIGFAGFLSKDAIIESAWVGSSYAFWLLVVAACFTSFYSWRLIFLTFFGAPRGDHHAHDHAHESPNSMLIPLGVLALGAAFSGMIWYNVFFGDHTRVASWFGMPHHAEASEEGEAHAGAAAEHGDETHAADEALPEGGTHAGAAEAPAPAGEVAQGEVAALGPIGAIYMGPENHVMDEAHHAPVWVKVSPFVAMVLGFAVAFLFYIAQPSLPGRLARAQRPLYLFLLNKWYFDELYDAIFVRPARFLGAFLWKRGDGAVIDGAINGLAMGIIPALTRLAGRAQSGYIFHYAFAMFLGIAILITWMTLTGGAH, via the coding sequence ATGACCACGATCATCCTCTTGGCCCCCCTCATCGGGTCCCTGATCTGCGGCTTCGGCTGGCGCCTGATCGGCGAGCGCGCCGCGCAGATCATCACGACCTCCGCCATCTTCCTTGCTGCGCTGCTGTCGTGGATCGTCTTCCTGACCCATGACGGCGAGATGTATCAGGTCGTCCTGATGCGCTGGATCGAGAGCGGCTCGCTTTCGACCGAATGGGCGATCCGCGTGGACCGGCTGACCGCGATCATGCTGGTGGTGGTCAACACCGTCTCGGCGCTCGTGCACCTGTATTCTTTCGGCTACATGGCGCATGACGACAACTGGAACCACCACGAGCACTACAAGGCGCGCTTCTTCGCCTATCTCTCGTTCTTCACCTTCGCGATGCTCATGCTGGTGACCTCGGACAACCTCGTGCAGATGTTCTTCGGCTGGGAAGGCGTGGGCGTCGCCTCGTATCTGCTGATCGGCTTCTATTACCGCAAGCCTTCGGCCAACGCCGCCGCGATCAAGGCCTTCGTGGTGAACCGTGTCGGCGACTTCGGCTTCGCGCTCGGCATCATGGCGCTGTTCTTCCTCGTCGACTCGATCCGGCTGGACGACGTGTTCGCGGCCGCACCGCAGCTGGCGCAGACGAACGTCACCTTCCTCTGGACCGAGTGGAACGCGGCGAACCTGATCGGCGTGCTGCTCTTCATCGGCGCGATGGGCAAGTCGGCGCAGCTGGGCCTGCACACCTGGCTTCCGGACGCGATGGAGGGCCCGACGCCGGTCTCGGCCCTCATCCACGCCGCGACCATGGTGACCGCGGGGGTGTTCCTCGTCTGCCGCATGTCGCCGCTTTACGAATTCGCGCCGGACGCCAAGACGATGATCGTGGTCGTCGGCGCCACTACCGCCTTCTTCGCGGCGACCGTCGGCCTCGTGCAGAACGACATCAAGCGCGTGATCGCCTATTCGACCTGCTCGCAGCTCGGCTACATGTTCGTGGCGGCGGGTGTGGGCGTCTATTCGGCCGCGATGTTCCACCTGTTCACGCACGCCTTCTTCAAGGCGATGCTGTTCCTCGGCGCGGGCTCGGTGATCCATGCCATGCACCACGAGCAGGACATGCGGAACTACGGCGGCCTGCGCTCGAAGATCCCGCTGACCTTCTGGGCCATGATGATCGGCACCTTCGCCATCACCGGCGTCGGCATCCCGCTGACCCACATCGGCTTCGCTGGGTTCCTGTCCAAGGACGCGATCATCGAGAGCGCCTGGGTCGGCTCCTCCTATGCCTTCTGGCTTCTGGTCGTCGCCGCCTGCTTCACCAGCTTCTACTCGTGGCGGCTGATCTTCCTGACCTTCTTCGGCGCTCCGCGCGGCGACCACCATGCGCATGACCATGCGCATGAAAGCCCGAACTCCATGCTGATCCCGCTTGGGGTGCTCGCGCTTGGCGCGGCCTTCTCGGGGATGATCTGGTACAACGTGTTCTTCGGCGACCACACCCGGGTGGCGAGCTGGTTCGGCATGCCGCACCATGCCGAGGCCTCGGAAGAGGGCGAGGCGCATGCCGGGGCCGCGGCCGAACATGGCGACGAAACCCACGCCGCGGACGAGGCCCTGCCCGAGGGCGGCACCCATGCCGGCGCAGCCGAGGCCCCCGCACCCGCCGGCGAGGTTGCCCAGGGCGAAGTTGCGGCGCTGGGTCCGATCGGGGCGATCTACATGGGACCCGAGAACCACGTGATGGACGAGGCGCACCACGCCCCGGTCTGGGTCAAGGTCTCGCCCTTCGTCGCGATGGTGCTGGGCTTCGCCGTGGCCTTCCTGTTCTACATCGCGCAGCCGTCGCTCCCAGGCCGCCTCGCCCGCGCGCAGCGCCCGCTCTACCTGTTCCTGCTGAACAAGTGGTATTTCGACGAACTCTATGACGCGATCTTCGTCCGTCCGGCGCGGTTCCTCGGTGCCTTCCTCTGGAAGCGCGGCGACGGGGCGGTGATCGACGGGGCGATCAACGGGCTGGCGATGGGGATCATCCCCGCGCTGACCCGCCTCGCGGGCCGCGCCCAGTCCGGCTACATCTTCCACTACGCCTTCGCCATGTTCCTCGGCATCGCGATCCTCATTACCTGGATGACGCTCACGGGGGGCGCGCACTGA
- the nuoK gene encoding NADH-quinone oxidoreductase subunit NuoK — MVGLEHYLTVAAALLVIGIFGIFLNRKNVIVILMSIELMLLAVNINLVAFSSFLGDLTGQVFTMFVLTVAAAEAAIGLAILVTFFRTRGTISVEDVNVMKG, encoded by the coding sequence ATGGTGGGACTTGAGCATTATCTGACGGTTGCGGCGGCGCTGCTGGTGATCGGCATCTTCGGCATCTTCCTGAACCGGAAGAACGTGATCGTGATCCTGATGTCGATCGAGCTGATGCTGCTCGCCGTGAACATCAACCTCGTGGCGTTCTCGAGCTTCCTCGGCGACCTGACGGGCCAGGTCTTCACCATGTTCGTGCTGACCGTGGCCGCGGCCGAGGCCGCCATCGGGCTTGCGATCCTCGTCACCTTCTTCCGGACCCGCGGCACCATCAGCGTCGAAGACGTCAACGTGATGAAGGGCTGA
- a CDS encoding NADH-quinone oxidoreductase subunit J: MSIADLAFYCFAVPAVFAALMVVTSRNMVHAVLWLILVFLSSAGMFVLLGAEFVAMLLIIVYVGAVAVLFLFVVMMLDVDFAALKGEMARYMPVAALIGIVILLQLSMGIGAWVQAEGAPGLRQAVTPNAAEIENTRALGLLIYDKYLYLFQAAGLILLVAMIGAILLTLRERKDVKRQNVLHQMWRDPAKAMELKDVKPGQGL, encoded by the coding sequence ATGAGTATCGCGGATCTCGCCTTCTACTGCTTCGCGGTGCCCGCGGTTTTCGCGGCCCTGATGGTCGTGACCTCGCGCAACATGGTCCATGCCGTGCTGTGGCTGATCCTCGTCTTCCTCAGCTCGGCCGGCATGTTCGTGCTGCTGGGCGCGGAATTCGTCGCGATGCTCTTGATCATCGTCTATGTCGGCGCGGTGGCGGTGCTGTTCCTGTTCGTCGTGATGATGCTCGACGTGGACTTCGCGGCGCTGAAGGGCGAGATGGCGCGCTACATGCCGGTCGCGGCGCTGATCGGGATCGTGATCCTGCTGCAGCTCAGCATGGGCATCGGCGCCTGGGTGCAGGCAGAGGGTGCGCCGGGCCTCCGGCAGGCGGTAACGCCGAACGCGGCCGAGATCGAGAACACCCGCGCGCTGGGGCTGCTGATCTACGACAAGTATCTCTACCTGTTCCAGGCGGCGGGGCTGATCCTGCTGGTCGCGATGATCGGCGCGATCCTGCTCACCCTGCGCGAGCGGAAGGACGTCAAGCGCCAGAACGTGCTGCACCAGATGTGGCGCGACCCGGCCAAGGCCATGGAACTGAAGGACGTGAAGCCGGGGCAGGGCCTGTAA
- a CDS encoding carboxymuconolactone decarboxylase family protein, protein MNDDLAKMFKAMIEQGHEMARAFNPALEHFQVKDFEKLIPTMPKDMLEMWFGKTFNREGLDAKTRLLVTLAALTVLGAHAEPQIRMTIRHALTAGATKREIAEVIWQMSMFGGVPAMQKALDIAQGVFAEFEETDE, encoded by the coding sequence ATGAATGACGATCTGGCGAAGATGTTCAAGGCGATGATCGAGCAGGGCCACGAGATGGCCCGCGCGTTCAACCCCGCGCTTGAGCATTTCCAGGTGAAGGACTTCGAGAAGCTCATCCCCACCATGCCCAAGGACATGCTGGAGATGTGGTTCGGCAAGACCTTCAACCGCGAAGGTCTGGACGCCAAGACCCGGCTTCTGGTCACGCTGGCCGCGCTGACCGTGCTCGGCGCCCATGCCGAGCCGCAGATCCGGATGACCATCCGCCACGCGCTGACGGCCGGGGCAACCAAGCGCGAGATCGCCGAGGTGATCTGGCAGATGAGCATGTTCGGCGGTGTGCCCGCCATGCAGAAGGCGCTGGACATCGCCCAGGGCGTCTTTGCCGAGTTCGAGGAGACGGACGAATGA
- the nuoI gene encoding NADH-quinone oxidoreductase subunit NuoI: protein MGENRAIDYGRAAKYFLLFDFIKGFGLGMKYFFAPKSTLNYPHEKGPLSPRFRGEHALRRYPNGEERCIACKLCEAVCPAQAITIDAEPREDGSRRTTRYDIDMTKCIYCGFCQEACPVDAIVEGPNFEFSTETREELFYTKEKLLQNGDRWEAEIARNLELDAPYR from the coding sequence ATGGGTGAGAACCGCGCAATCGACTACGGCCGGGCAGCCAAGTACTTCCTGCTGTTCGACTTCATCAAGGGTTTCGGGCTGGGCATGAAGTACTTCTTCGCGCCCAAGTCCACGCTGAACTACCCGCACGAGAAGGGACCGTTGTCGCCCCGCTTTCGCGGCGAGCACGCCCTGCGCCGCTATCCCAACGGCGAGGAACGCTGCATCGCTTGCAAGCTTTGCGAGGCGGTCTGCCCGGCACAGGCCATCACCATCGACGCCGAGCCGCGCGAGGACGGCAGCCGCCGCACCACGCGCTACGACATCGACATGACCAAGTGCATCTACTGCGGCTTCTGCCAGGAAGCCTGCCCGGTGGATGCCATCGTGGAAGGCCCGAACTTCGAGTTCTCGACCGAGACGCGCGAGGAGCTGTTCTACACCAAGGAGAAACTCCTGCAGAACGGTGACCGCTGGGAGGCCGAGATCGCCCGCAACCTCGAACTGGATGCGCCCTACCGATGA
- the nuoH gene encoding NADH-quinone oxidoreductase subunit NuoH, whose amino-acid sequence MGDFLNTGTGIVLLMAAQGLLVIGFVMISLLFLVYGDRKIWAAVQMRRGPNVVGPFGLLQTVADAAKYIFKEVVVPAGVDRPVFFLAPLISFVLAVLAWAVIPFNPGWVLSDINVAILFVFAASSLEVYGVIMGGWASNSKYPFLGSLRSAAQMISYEVSLGLIIIGIIISTGSMNLTHIVEAQDGSFGLFNWYWLPHLPMVALFFISALAETNRPPFDLPEAESELVAGFQVEYSSTPFLLFMAGEYIAIFLMCALLSLLFFGGWLSPIPGLPDGAFWMVLKMAFFFFLFAMVKAIVPRYRYDQLMRIGWKVFLPLSLAWVVVVAFLAKFEVFGGLWARWTVGG is encoded by the coding sequence ATGGGTGACTTTCTGAACACGGGAACGGGGATCGTGCTCCTGATGGCGGCGCAGGGCCTGCTGGTCATCGGCTTCGTGATGATCTCGCTCCTGTTCCTCGTCTATGGCGACCGCAAGATCTGGGCGGCGGTGCAGATGCGGCGCGGCCCGAACGTTGTCGGACCCTTCGGCCTGCTGCAGACCGTGGCGGATGCCGCGAAGTACATCTTCAAGGAAGTGGTGGTGCCCGCGGGCGTCGACCGCCCGGTGTTCTTCCTCGCGCCGCTGATCTCCTTCGTGCTGGCGGTGCTGGCCTGGGCGGTGATCCCGTTCAACCCGGGCTGGGTGCTCTCGGACATCAACGTGGCGATCCTGTTCGTCTTCGCCGCCTCCTCGCTCGAGGTCTATGGCGTGATCATGGGCGGCTGGGCGTCGAACTCGAAATATCCCTTCCTCGGCTCGCTGCGCTCGGCGGCGCAGATGATCTCGTACGAGGTGTCGCTCGGCCTGATCATCATCGGGATCATCATCTCGACCGGCTCGATGAACCTCACGCACATCGTCGAGGCGCAGGACGGCAGCTTCGGCCTCTTCAACTGGTACTGGCTGCCGCACCTGCCGATGGTCGCGCTGTTCTTCATCTCGGCTCTGGCCGAGACCAACCGCCCGCCCTTCGACCTGCCGGAGGCGGAATCCGAACTCGTGGCGGGCTTCCAGGTCGAATACAGCTCGACCCCGTTCCTGCTGTTCATGGCCGGCGAATACATCGCGATCTTCCTGATGTGCGCGCTCCTGAGCCTGCTCTTCTTCGGCGGCTGGCTCTCGCCCATCCCGGGGCTGCCTGACGGCGCGTTCTGGATGGTCCTGAAGATGGCGTTCTTCTTCTTCCTCTTCGCCATGGTGAAGGCGATCGTGCCGCGCTACCGCTATGACCAGCTCATGCGGATCGGCTGGAAGGTGTTCCTGCCGCTCAGCCTCGCCTGGGTCGTGGTCGTGGCGTTCCTTGCGAAATTCGAAGTGTTCGGCGGCCTCTGGGCGCGCTGGACGGTGGGAGGCTGA
- the nuoG gene encoding NADH-quinone oxidoreductase subunit NuoG: MSNLKKIIIDGIEVEVDGAMTLLQAAEEVGIEIPRFCYHERLSIAGNCRMCLVEVVGGPPKPTASCAMQVRDLRPGPNGEPPVVKTNSPMVKKAREGVMEFLLINHPLDCPICDQGGECDLQDQAMAYGVDFSRYREPKRASENLNLGPLVATQMTRCISCTRCVRFTTEVAGISQMGQTGRGEDSEITSYLNQTLDSNLQGNIIDLCPVGALTSKPYAFTARPWELSKTESIDVMDALGSNIRVDTKGREVMRILPRNHDGVNEEWISDKTRFVWDGLRRQRLDSPYVRENGKLRKATWGEALQTVAAALKGRKVAGLVGDLVPVEAAFSLKVLVEGLGGKVECRTDGARLPAGNRSAYVGTAAIEDIDSAKAILLVGCNPRDEAPVLNARIRKAWLQGAQVAVVGPAVDLTYDYAHIGTDRAALLSLVAEAERNGPDGKPGIVIVGQGALREADGEAVLAQAMKLVETLGVKLLVLHTAAARVGAMDVGAVTEGGLPAAIEGAEVIFNLGADEVEIGAGPIVIYQGSHGDRGAHRADVILPAAAYTEENGLFVNTEGRPQLAFRAGFPPGEAKENWAILRALSAEVGQTLPWDTMAALRRKLVEAVPHLGRVDQVAQNAWQPLPLRDPARADFRLAVRDFYLTNPIARASALMAELSALASRRGQPSLAAE, translated from the coding sequence ATGAGCAACCTCAAGAAGATCATCATCGACGGTATCGAGGTCGAGGTCGACGGCGCCATGACGCTGCTGCAGGCGGCCGAGGAGGTCGGGATCGAGATTCCGCGCTTCTGCTATCACGAGCGCCTGTCGATCGCTGGCAACTGCCGCATGTGCCTCGTGGAAGTCGTCGGCGGCCCGCCGAAGCCCACCGCCTCCTGCGCCATGCAGGTGCGCGACCTGCGGCCCGGGCCGAACGGCGAGCCGCCGGTGGTCAAGACCAACTCGCCGATGGTCAAGAAGGCCCGCGAAGGGGTGATGGAGTTCCTGCTCATCAACCACCCGCTCGATTGCCCGATCTGCGACCAGGGCGGCGAATGCGACCTGCAGGACCAGGCCATGGCCTATGGCGTCGATTTCAGCCGCTACCGCGAGCCGAAGCGGGCGTCCGAGAACCTGAACCTCGGCCCGCTGGTCGCGACGCAGATGACGCGCTGCATCTCGTGCACCCGCTGCGTCCGCTTCACGACCGAGGTCGCGGGCATCAGCCAGATGGGCCAGACCGGCCGCGGCGAGGACTCGGAGATCACGAGCTACCTCAACCAGACGCTCGACTCGAACCTGCAGGGCAACATCATCGACCTCTGCCCGGTCGGCGCGCTGACCTCGAAGCCCTATGCCTTCACCGCGCGCCCCTGGGAGTTGAGCAAGACCGAGTCGATCGACGTGATGGATGCGCTCGGGTCGAACATCCGCGTGGACACCAAGGGCCGCGAAGTCATGCGCATCCTGCCGCGCAACCATGACGGCGTGAACGAGGAGTGGATCAGCGACAAGACCCGCTTTGTCTGGGACGGCCTGCGCCGCCAGCGCCTCGACTCGCCCTACGTGCGCGAGAACGGTAAGCTGCGGAAGGCGACCTGGGGCGAGGCGCTTCAGACCGTCGCCGCCGCGCTCAAGGGCCGCAAGGTCGCGGGTCTTGTGGGCGATCTGGTGCCGGTCGAGGCCGCCTTCTCGCTGAAGGTGCTGGTCGAGGGGCTTGGCGGCAAGGTGGAATGCCGGACCGACGGCGCGCGGCTACCCGCGGGCAACCGTTCGGCCTATGTCGGCACCGCCGCCATCGAGGACATCGACAGCGCGAAGGCGATCCTGCTGGTCGGCTGCAACCCGCGCGACGAGGCGCCGGTGCTGAACGCCCGCATCCGCAAGGCGTGGCTGCAGGGCGCGCAGGTGGCCGTGGTCGGTCCGGCGGTCGATCTGACCTATGACTACGCCCATATCGGCACCGACCGGGCCGCGCTCCTGTCGCTGGTGGCCGAGGCGGAACGGAACGGGCCGGACGGCAAGCCGGGCATCGTGATCGTCGGGCAGGGCGCGCTGCGCGAGGCCGATGGCGAGGCGGTGCTGGCGCAGGCGATGAAGCTGGTGGAGACGCTGGGTGTGAAGCTGCTGGTGCTGCACACCGCCGCCGCCCGCGTGGGCGCGATGGATGTAGGCGCGGTGACCGAGGGCGGCCTTCCCGCGGCCATCGAGGGGGCCGAGGTGATCTTCAACCTCGGCGCCGATGAGGTCGAGATCGGCGCCGGTCCCATCGTGATCTATCAGGGCAGCCACGGCGACCGTGGCGCGCACCGCGCCGACGTGATCCTGCCCGCCGCCGCCTATACCGAGGAGAACGGCCTGTTCGTGAACACCGAAGGCCGGCCGCAGCTTGCCTTCCGCGCGGGCTTCCCGCCGGGCGAGGCCAAGGAGAACTGGGCGATCCTGCGCGCGCTCTCGGCCGAAGTCGGCCAGACGCTGCCCTGGGATACGATGGCGGCTCTGCGCCGCAAGCTGGTCGAGGCGGTGCCGCATCTGGGCCGCGTCGATCAGGTGGCGCAAAACGCATGGCAGCCGCTTCCGCTGCGCGATCCGGCCAGGGCCGACTTCCGCCTCGCCGTGCGGGATTTCTACCTGACCAACCCGATCGCGCGCGCCTCGGCCCTGATGGCCGAGCTTTCGGCCCTGGCCTCGCGGCGGGGCCAGCCCTCGCTTGCGGCGGAGTAG
- the nuoF gene encoding NADH-quinone oxidoreductase subunit NuoF produces MLKDQDRIFTNLYGMHDRSLKGAMARGQWDGTANLLALGRDRIIDIVKTSGLRGRGGAGFPTGLKWSFMPKQSDGRPSYLVINADESEPATCKDREIMRHDPHTLVEGALLSGFAMGAAAAYIYIRGEYIREKEALQAAIDEAYDAGLIGKNACKSGYDFDVYLHHGAGAYICGEETALLESLEGKKGMPRMKPPFPAGSGLYGCPTTVNNVESIAVIPSILRRGGEWFASFGRPNNTGVKLFAMSGHVNTPCVVEESMSISMKELIEKHGGGVRGGWKNLKAVIPGGASCPIIPANQCEDAVMDYDGMRDLKSSFGTACMIVMDQQTDVIKAVWRLAKFFKHESCGQCTPCREGTGWMMRVMERLVRGEAEVEEIDMLLSVTKQVEGHTICALGDAAAWPIQGLIRHYREEIEDRIKAKKTGRMGAMAAE; encoded by the coding sequence ATGCTGAAGGACCAGGACCGGATCTTCACCAACCTCTACGGGATGCACGACCGCAGCCTGAAGGGCGCGATGGCCCGCGGGCAGTGGGACGGGACGGCCAACCTTCTGGCCCTCGGGCGCGACCGGATCATCGACATCGTCAAGACCTCCGGTCTGCGCGGGCGGGGCGGCGCTGGCTTCCCCACGGGCCTCAAGTGGTCCTTCATGCCCAAGCAGTCGGACGGCCGCCCGTCCTACCTCGTCATCAACGCCGACGAATCCGAGCCCGCGACCTGCAAGGACCGCGAGATCATGCGCCACGACCCGCACACGCTGGTCGAGGGCGCGCTGCTGTCGGGCTTCGCGATGGGCGCGGCCGCCGCCTACATCTACATCCGCGGCGAATACATCCGCGAGAAGGAAGCCCTGCAGGCCGCCATCGACGAGGCCTATGACGCAGGCCTGATCGGCAAGAACGCCTGCAAGTCGGGCTATGATTTCGACGTCTACCTGCACCACGGGGCGGGCGCCTACATCTGCGGCGAGGAAACCGCGCTGCTCGAAAGCCTTGAGGGCAAGAAGGGGATGCCGCGGATGAAGCCGCCGTTCCCGGCCGGATCGGGGCTCTACGGTTGCCCGACCACGGTGAACAACGTCGAGTCGATCGCGGTGATCCCGTCGATCCTGCGGCGGGGCGGCGAATGGTTCGCTTCGTTCGGGCGGCCGAACAACACCGGGGTCAAGCTGTTTGCCATGTCGGGGCATGTGAACACGCCCTGCGTGGTGGAAGAGTCGATGTCGATCTCGATGAAGGAGCTGATCGAGAAGCACGGCGGCGGCGTCCGTGGCGGCTGGAAGAACCTCAAGGCGGTGATCCCCGGCGGGGCGTCCTGCCCGATCATCCCGGCGAACCAGTGCGAGGACGCCGTGATGGACTATGACGGCATGCGCGACCTGAAGTCGAGCTTCGGGACCGCCTGCATGATCGTGATGGACCAGCAGACCGATGTCATCAAAGCGGTCTGGCGGCTGGCCAAGTTCTTCAAGCACGAAAGCTGCGGCCAGTGCACGCCCTGCCGCGAAGGCACCGGCTGGATGATGCGCGTGATGGAGCGGCTGGTGCGCGGCGAGGCCGAGGTCGAGGAGATCGACATGCTGCTCTCGGTGACGAAGCAGGTCGAGGGCCACACCATCTGCGCGCTTGGCGACGCGGCGGCCTGGCCGATCCAGGGCCTGATCCGGCACTACCGCGAAGAGATCGAGGACCGCATCAAGGCGAAGAAGACGGGGCGCATGGGCGCCATGGCAGCGGAGTGA
- a CDS encoding DUF5337 domain-containing protein encodes MASRPDDARAARQAALVLAGTGLLWIGAQILGGRLGWDTRIAILFDLAALAGFTWALVTTWRIWRRRQGK; translated from the coding sequence ATGGCGAGCCGCCCCGACGATGCAAGGGCTGCCCGACAGGCCGCCCTTGTGCTGGCGGGAACGGGGCTCCTCTGGATCGGGGCGCAGATCCTGGGAGGGCGGCTCGGGTGGGACACCCGCATCGCCATCCTCTTTGACCTGGCGGCGCTCGCCGGGTTCACTTGGGCGCTGGTGACAACCTGGCGGATCTGGCGAAGGCGCCAGGGGAAATGA
- the nuoE gene encoding NADH-quinone oxidoreductase subunit NuoE, translating to MLRRLHHDQPASFAFTPANLEWARAQITKYPEGRQASAIIPLLWRAQEQEGWLTKPAIEYVADMLGMAHIRALEVATFYFMFQLQPVGSVANIQICGTTSCLICGAEDLIRVCKEKISPRPHTLSADGKFSWEEVECLGACANAPMAQIGKDYYEDLTVETLSALIDRFSSGEVPRPGSQIGRFSSEPRTGLTSLTEGGEATERLNASVQLAVDIGETVKRIDGTEVPILTPWLGRPAAVAEATGSAKEPTPGAGHPVDKTGVSIQESTADTAGRPEKAGTAPGGTAVAEPGAQVSDPSKPEG from the coding sequence ATGCTTCGCCGCCTGCATCACGACCAGCCTGCCAGCTTCGCCTTCACGCCGGCGAACCTCGAATGGGCGCGGGCCCAGATCACCAAGTACCCCGAGGGCCGGCAGGCTTCCGCGATCATCCCGCTGCTGTGGCGCGCGCAGGAGCAGGAGGGCTGGCTGACCAAGCCGGCGATCGAATACGTGGCCGACATGCTGGGCATGGCCCACATCCGCGCGCTGGAAGTGGCGACCTTCTACTTCATGTTCCAGCTGCAACCTGTCGGCTCGGTGGCGAACATCCAGATCTGCGGCACGACCTCGTGCCTGATCTGCGGCGCCGAGGACCTGATCCGGGTCTGCAAGGAGAAGATCTCTCCGCGCCCGCACACCCTGTCGGCGGACGGCAAGTTCTCGTGGGAGGAGGTCGAGTGCCTCGGCGCCTGCGCGAACGCCCCGATGGCCCAGATCGGCAAGGACTATTACGAGGACCTCACCGTCGAAACGCTTTCGGCGCTGATCGACCGCTTCTCGTCCGGCGAGGTGCCGCGGCCGGGCTCGCAGATCGGGCGGTTCTCTTCCGAGCCGCGGACGGGGCTGACCAGCCTCACCGAGGGCGGCGAGGCGACCGAGCGGCTCAACGCCTCAGTGCAGCTGGCGGTGGACATCGGCGAGACGGTGAAGCGGATCGACGGCACCGAGGTGCCGATCCTGACGCCGTGGCTCGGCCGTCCGGCGGCGGTGGCCGAGGCCACGGGTTCGGCGAAGGAGCCGACGCCGGGGGCTGGCCATCCGGTCGACAAGACCGGCGTCAGCATTCAGGAGTCCACGGCCGACACGGCAGGGCGGCCTGAGAAGGCAGGCACCGCTCCCGGCGGCACGGCGGTGGCCGAGCCGGGGGCGCAGGTCTCCGATCCGTCGAAGCCGGAAGGCTGA